A single region of the Aptenodytes patagonicus chromosome 7, bAptPat1.pri.cur, whole genome shotgun sequence genome encodes:
- the EXD1 gene encoding piRNA biogenesis protein EXD1 isoform X1, translating to MALSSERFTALLERTVKVTLKCGVFQGVLQHVNPDRSLLLRAVKNLETGRSTPGVKMFFGREVVDVELLDEPESGNGTAMLSEFTSAVEGNKQADTGPADCGPRSSPCVFQESQLRASNSLKYSLSEKKEEENVEYTVVDCFQQKFGPAVLHLKQQCVVSIAAEGVNLCRHGKLSWLEIATKSHIFLFDIFRLGPQAFKNGLQMVLEDKNILKVMHDCRWISDCLFHQYGVLLFNVFDTQVADALQFSMATGGFLPHRVCTLQECLMQHLKIPSKWDAVMKCRQQVASENPDIWFLRPLPASLLKALALTAMYLLLLHSSLMDNLMSDLTAVVHDYLNAYRTGSGDHLGSTKPTCMELPEELRQLADIQKLRRDKAIKNYKMNEDGLLIRPAMELKERNDPQKDGNYRDDGDCFRKSKVVSQITSFYNQDVLCQEKLENQNQVVNLWKNLKPTSS from the exons ATGGCTCTCAGCAGCGAGCGCTTCACTGCCCTTCTGGAGAGAACCGTTAAAGTCACCTTAAAATGCGGCGTCTTCCAAGGGGTGCTGCAGCACGTGAACCCCGACCGGAGCCTCCTCCTGCGCGCAG TGAAGAACTTGGAAACTGGCAGAAGCACTCCAGGAGTAAAGATGTTTTTTGGCCGTGAAGTAGTCGATG TGGAATTGCTGGATGAACCAGAGTCAGGGAACGGAACAGCAATGCTTTCTGA GTTCACTTCAGCTGTTGAAGGGAACAAACAAGCAGACACAGGACCAGCAGATTGTGGCCCACGGAGTTCTCCTTGCGTTTTCCAAGAGAGCCAGCTCAGAGCCTCAAATAGCTTAAAATACTCCCTCTCAG agaagaaggaagaagagaacgTGGAGTACACAGTTGTTGattgtttccagcagaaatttgGCCCAGCA GTGCTGCACCTAAAACAGCAGTGTGTTGTCAGTATAGCAGCAGAAGGTGTTAATTTGTGTCGTCATGGAAAACTCTCATGGCTTGAG ATAGCAACAAAGAGccatatttttctatttgataTCTTCCGTCTGGGACCTCAGGCTTTCAAAAATGGATTACAAATGGTGTTGGAAGATAAAAACATCTTGAAG GTTATGCATGACTGCCGCTGGATCTCAGACTGCCTCTTTCACCAGTACGGTGTCCTTCTCTTCAATGTCTTTGATACGCAG GTTGCTGATGCTCTGCAGTTCTCAATGGCAACGGGTGGCTTCCTTCCGCACCGTGTCTGCACGTTACAGGAGTGTTTGATGCAGCACTTGAAGATACCTTCCAAATGGGATGCCGTCATGAAGTGCAGGCAGCAGGTGGCTTCA GAGAATCCTGACATATGGTTCTTGAGAccccttccagcttctctgcTTAAAGCACTTGCTCTGACGGCTATGTACCTTCTGCTGCTCCACTCATCTCTGATGGATAATTTGATGTCTGACCTAACAGCTGTAGTACATGATTATTTAAATGCTTATAGGACTGGGTCTGGAGATCACCTTGGGAGCACAAAG CCCACTTGCATGGAGCTGCCAGAGGAGCTGCGTCAGCTGGCAGACATCCAGAAGCTGCGAAGGgacaaagcaataaaaaactaCAAAATGAATGAGGATGGTCTTTTGATCAGACCAGCCATGGAATTAAAAGAGAGAAACGATCCACAGAAGGATGGAAACTACAGAGACGACGGGGATTGCTTTCGCAAAAGTAAAGTGGTGTCTCAAATTACATCATTCTACAATCAGGATGTACTTTGtcaagaaaagcttgaaaatcaAAATCAAGTGGTAAATCTGTGGAAGAACCTTAAACCGACCTCAAGCTAG
- the EXD1 gene encoding piRNA biogenesis protein EXD1 isoform X3 — protein MALSSERFTALLERTVKVTLKCGVFQGVLQHVNPDRSLLLRAVKNLETGRSTPGVKMFFGREVVDVELLDEPESGNGTAMLSEFTSAVEGNKQADTGPADCGPRSSPCVFQESQLRASNSLKYSLSEKKEEENVEYTVVDCFQQKFGPAVLHLKQQCVVSIAAEGVNLCRHGKLSWLEIATKSHIFLFDIFRLGPQAFKNGLQMVLEDKNILKVMHDCRWISDCLFHQYGVLLFNVFDTQVADALQFSMATGGFLPHRVCTLQECLMQHLKIPSKWDAVMKCRQQVASENPDIWFLRPLPASLLKALALTAMYLLLLHSSLMDNLMSDLTAVVHDYLNAYRTGSGDHLGSTKMFCWKWQRNRVQWSASGQHFQQDFHLASGQPNTFFCHLVVVSAVTEDVLRSWPLNCPLAWSCQRSCVSWQTSRSCEGTKQ, from the exons ATGGCTCTCAGCAGCGAGCGCTTCACTGCCCTTCTGGAGAGAACCGTTAAAGTCACCTTAAAATGCGGCGTCTTCCAAGGGGTGCTGCAGCACGTGAACCCCGACCGGAGCCTCCTCCTGCGCGCAG TGAAGAACTTGGAAACTGGCAGAAGCACTCCAGGAGTAAAGATGTTTTTTGGCCGTGAAGTAGTCGATG TGGAATTGCTGGATGAACCAGAGTCAGGGAACGGAACAGCAATGCTTTCTGA GTTCACTTCAGCTGTTGAAGGGAACAAACAAGCAGACACAGGACCAGCAGATTGTGGCCCACGGAGTTCTCCTTGCGTTTTCCAAGAGAGCCAGCTCAGAGCCTCAAATAGCTTAAAATACTCCCTCTCAG agaagaaggaagaagagaacgTGGAGTACACAGTTGTTGattgtttccagcagaaatttgGCCCAGCA GTGCTGCACCTAAAACAGCAGTGTGTTGTCAGTATAGCAGCAGAAGGTGTTAATTTGTGTCGTCATGGAAAACTCTCATGGCTTGAG ATAGCAACAAAGAGccatatttttctatttgataTCTTCCGTCTGGGACCTCAGGCTTTCAAAAATGGATTACAAATGGTGTTGGAAGATAAAAACATCTTGAAG GTTATGCATGACTGCCGCTGGATCTCAGACTGCCTCTTTCACCAGTACGGTGTCCTTCTCTTCAATGTCTTTGATACGCAG GTTGCTGATGCTCTGCAGTTCTCAATGGCAACGGGTGGCTTCCTTCCGCACCGTGTCTGCACGTTACAGGAGTGTTTGATGCAGCACTTGAAGATACCTTCCAAATGGGATGCCGTCATGAAGTGCAGGCAGCAGGTGGCTTCA GAGAATCCTGACATATGGTTCTTGAGAccccttccagcttctctgcTTAAAGCACTTGCTCTGACGGCTATGTACCTTCTGCTGCTCCACTCATCTCTGATGGATAATTTGATGTCTGACCTAACAGCTGTAGTACATGATTATTTAAATGCTTATAGGACTGGGTCTGGAGATCACCTTGGGAGCACAAAG ATGTTTTGCTGGAAGTGGCAAAGAAACAGAGTCCAGTGGTCAGCCAGTGGGCAGCACTTCCAGCAAGACTTCCACCTTGCTTCTGGACAGCCAAACACATTCTTTTGTCATTTGGTAGTTGTTTCAGCAGTAACAGAAGATGTACTGAGGAGCTGGCCCTTGAACTG CCCACTTGCATGGAGCTGCCAGAGGAGCTGCGTCAGCTGGCAGACATCCAGAAGCTGCGAAGGgacaaagcaataa
- the EXD1 gene encoding piRNA biogenesis protein EXD1 isoform X2, translating into MALSSERFTALLERTVKVTLKCGVFQGVLQHVNPDRSLLLRAVKNLETGRSTPGVKMFFGREVVDVELLDEPESGNGTAMLSEFTSAVEGNKQADTGPADCGPRSSPCVFQESQLRASNSLKYSLSEKKEEENVEYTVVDCFQQKFGPAVLHLKQQCVVSIAAEGVNLCRHGKLSWLEIATKSHIFLFDIFRLGPQAFKNGLQMVLEDKNILKVMHDCRWISDCLFHQYGVLLFNVFDTQVADALQFSMATGGFLPHRVCTLQECLMQHLKIPSKWDAVMKCRQQVASENPDIWFLRPLPASLLKALALTAMYLLLLHSSLMDNLMSDLTAVVHDYLNAYRTGSGDHLGSTKMFCWKWQRNRVQWSASGQHFQQDFHLASGQPNTFFCHLVVVSAVTEDVLRSWPLNWYASPLAWSCQRSCVSWQTSRSCEGTKQ; encoded by the exons ATGGCTCTCAGCAGCGAGCGCTTCACTGCCCTTCTGGAGAGAACCGTTAAAGTCACCTTAAAATGCGGCGTCTTCCAAGGGGTGCTGCAGCACGTGAACCCCGACCGGAGCCTCCTCCTGCGCGCAG TGAAGAACTTGGAAACTGGCAGAAGCACTCCAGGAGTAAAGATGTTTTTTGGCCGTGAAGTAGTCGATG TGGAATTGCTGGATGAACCAGAGTCAGGGAACGGAACAGCAATGCTTTCTGA GTTCACTTCAGCTGTTGAAGGGAACAAACAAGCAGACACAGGACCAGCAGATTGTGGCCCACGGAGTTCTCCTTGCGTTTTCCAAGAGAGCCAGCTCAGAGCCTCAAATAGCTTAAAATACTCCCTCTCAG agaagaaggaagaagagaacgTGGAGTACACAGTTGTTGattgtttccagcagaaatttgGCCCAGCA GTGCTGCACCTAAAACAGCAGTGTGTTGTCAGTATAGCAGCAGAAGGTGTTAATTTGTGTCGTCATGGAAAACTCTCATGGCTTGAG ATAGCAACAAAGAGccatatttttctatttgataTCTTCCGTCTGGGACCTCAGGCTTTCAAAAATGGATTACAAATGGTGTTGGAAGATAAAAACATCTTGAAG GTTATGCATGACTGCCGCTGGATCTCAGACTGCCTCTTTCACCAGTACGGTGTCCTTCTCTTCAATGTCTTTGATACGCAG GTTGCTGATGCTCTGCAGTTCTCAATGGCAACGGGTGGCTTCCTTCCGCACCGTGTCTGCACGTTACAGGAGTGTTTGATGCAGCACTTGAAGATACCTTCCAAATGGGATGCCGTCATGAAGTGCAGGCAGCAGGTGGCTTCA GAGAATCCTGACATATGGTTCTTGAGAccccttccagcttctctgcTTAAAGCACTTGCTCTGACGGCTATGTACCTTCTGCTGCTCCACTCATCTCTGATGGATAATTTGATGTCTGACCTAACAGCTGTAGTACATGATTATTTAAATGCTTATAGGACTGGGTCTGGAGATCACCTTGGGAGCACAAAG ATGTTTTGCTGGAAGTGGCAAAGAAACAGAGTCCAGTGGTCAGCCAGTGGGCAGCACTTCCAGCAAGACTTCCACCTTGCTTCTGGACAGCCAAACACATTCTTTTGTCATTTGGTAGTTGTTTCAGCAGTAACAGAAGATGTACTGAGGAGCTGGCCCTTGAACTGGTACGCCAG CCCACTTGCATGGAGCTGCCAGAGGAGCTGCGTCAGCTGGCAGACATCCAGAAGCTGCGAAGGgacaaagcaataa
- the EXD1 gene encoding piRNA biogenesis protein EXD1 isoform X4, which translates to MALSSERFTALLERTVKVTLKCGVFQGVLQHVNPDRSLLLRAVKNLETGRSTPGVKMFFGREVVDVELLDEPESGNGTAMLSEFTSAVEGNKQADTGPADCGPRSSPCVFQESQLRASNSLKYSLSEKKEEENVEYTVVDCFQQKFGPAVLHLKQQCVVSIAAEGVNLCRHGKLSWLEIATKSHIFLFDIFRLGPQAFKNGLQMVLEDKNILKVMHDCRWISDCLFHQYGVLLFNVFDTQVADALQFSMATGGFLPHRVCTLQECLMQHLKIPSKWDAVMKCRQQVASENPDIWFLRPLPASLLKALALTAMYLLLLHSSLMDNLMSDLTAVVHDYLNAYRTGSGDHLGSTKTLGEQQSGTMSLTSSWSQSPATATPESLCLMTVLQT; encoded by the exons ATGGCTCTCAGCAGCGAGCGCTTCACTGCCCTTCTGGAGAGAACCGTTAAAGTCACCTTAAAATGCGGCGTCTTCCAAGGGGTGCTGCAGCACGTGAACCCCGACCGGAGCCTCCTCCTGCGCGCAG TGAAGAACTTGGAAACTGGCAGAAGCACTCCAGGAGTAAAGATGTTTTTTGGCCGTGAAGTAGTCGATG TGGAATTGCTGGATGAACCAGAGTCAGGGAACGGAACAGCAATGCTTTCTGA GTTCACTTCAGCTGTTGAAGGGAACAAACAAGCAGACACAGGACCAGCAGATTGTGGCCCACGGAGTTCTCCTTGCGTTTTCCAAGAGAGCCAGCTCAGAGCCTCAAATAGCTTAAAATACTCCCTCTCAG agaagaaggaagaagagaacgTGGAGTACACAGTTGTTGattgtttccagcagaaatttgGCCCAGCA GTGCTGCACCTAAAACAGCAGTGTGTTGTCAGTATAGCAGCAGAAGGTGTTAATTTGTGTCGTCATGGAAAACTCTCATGGCTTGAG ATAGCAACAAAGAGccatatttttctatttgataTCTTCCGTCTGGGACCTCAGGCTTTCAAAAATGGATTACAAATGGTGTTGGAAGATAAAAACATCTTGAAG GTTATGCATGACTGCCGCTGGATCTCAGACTGCCTCTTTCACCAGTACGGTGTCCTTCTCTTCAATGTCTTTGATACGCAG GTTGCTGATGCTCTGCAGTTCTCAATGGCAACGGGTGGCTTCCTTCCGCACCGTGTCTGCACGTTACAGGAGTGTTTGATGCAGCACTTGAAGATACCTTCCAAATGGGATGCCGTCATGAAGTGCAGGCAGCAGGTGGCTTCA GAGAATCCTGACATATGGTTCTTGAGAccccttccagcttctctgcTTAAAGCACTTGCTCTGACGGCTATGTACCTTCTGCTGCTCCACTCATCTCTGATGGATAATTTGATGTCTGACCTAACAGCTGTAGTACATGATTATTTAAATGCTTATAGGACTGGGTCTGGAGATCACCTTGGGAGCACAAAG ACCCTTGGTGAACAGCAGTCTGGTACAATGAGCTTGACTTCATCTTGGAGCCAGTCTCCAGCAACAGCAACACCGGAGTCCCTATGCTTGATGACTGTTCTCCAGACATGA